A region of Vitis vinifera cultivar Pinot Noir 40024 chromosome 13, ASM3070453v1 DNA encodes the following proteins:
- the LOC109123642 gene encoding disease resistance-like protein DSC1: MHDLLQEMGREVVRKKSPKMLGKWSRLWNHEDISYVLKKNMGTKEVEGIFLNLSHLEEKLEFTTQAFVRMNRLQLLKVYKDDISRTFQDTSKKANCEVHFSQDIKFHYDDLRLLYFHGYPLNSLPIDLNPKNLFDLSMPYSHVKQLWDGIKVLKKLKFMNLSHSRYLRETPDFSGVINLEQLVLEGCISLREVHPSLVVLNKLKFLSLKNCIMLKSLPSNIYNLKSLETFDVSGCSDCVNLKWLKELYADKGTPSASHLMPRSSNSICFMLPPFPVLCSLTKLNLTNCFISDGANLGNLGFLSSLKSLNLSGNLFVTLPSSINQLSQLKWLGLENCKRLKTLRELPSSIEEINAHNCTSLTTLSSGFKLKGDPLLPPLEPASPELETSIPELLKAAFSLVIPGRRIPDWIRNQDCSSEIELELPPSWFNSNVLAFAFAVVYNFPLPLSPRSSGWVSADCNFYSHHSSWHYAVYPQTTLRGGLESDHL, encoded by the exons ATGCATGATTTACTACAAGAAATGGGTAGAGAGGTTGTTCGCAAAAAGTCCCCTAAAATGCTTGGCAAATGGAGTAGGTTGTGGAATCATGAGGACATTTCTTAtgtgttgaaaaaaaatatg GGAACAAAAGAAGTTGAAGGCATATTCCTCAACTTGTCTCATTTGGAAGAGAAACTAGAATTCACAACTCAAGCCTTTGTGAGGATGAATAGACTTCAATTACTTAAAGTCTATAAAGATGACATTTCAAGAACCTTCCAAGACACCTCCAAAAAGGCAAATTGTGAAGTGCACTTTTCCCAAGACATTAAATTTCATTATGATGACTTAAGATTACTATATTTCCATGGATACCCATTAAATTCATTGCCCATTGATTTAAATCCAAAGAATCTTTTTGACCTCAGCATGCCTTATAGCCACGTTAAACAATTGTGGGACGGAATCAag gttctaaaaaaattaaaattcatgaaTCTCAGTCACTCTAGATATCTACGAGAAACCCCGGATTTCTCTGGGGTCATCAACCTTGAACAGTTAGTTCTTGAAGGTTGTATATCTTTGCGTGAGgttcatccttctcttgtagtTCTGAACAAACTCAAATTCCTGAGTTTGAAGAACTGCATAATGCTGAAGAGTCTTCCAAGCAACATTTATAATCTAAAATCTCTCGAAACCTTTGATGTTTCTGGTTGCTCAGATTGTGTGAACTTAAAGTGGCTAAAGGAGCTCTATGCAGACAAAGGAACACCATCTGCCTCACACTTGATGCCAAGGAGTTCAAATTCCATTTGTTTCATGTTGCCTCCTTTCCCAGTTTTGTGTTCCTTAACAAAACTAAACCTAACAAACTGCTTTATATCAGATGGCGCAAATCTCGGTAATCTTGGCTTCTTATCTTCGCTGAAATCCTTAAATTTGAGCGGAAACCTCTTTGTTACTTTGCCTTCAAGCATCAACCAACTTTCTCAACTGAAATGGCTGGGGTTGGAAAATTGCAAAAGACTTAAAACACTGCGGGAGCTTCCATCAAGCATAGAAGAGATCAATGCACATAATTGCACATCATTAACCACACTTAGCTCTGGCTTCAAACTGAAGGGGGATCCCTTGTTGCCCCCTCTTGAGCCTGCTTCCCCAGAGCTAGAAACCAGTATTCCAGAGTTGTTAAAAGCTGCATTCAGCCTTGTTATTCCTGGGAGAAGAATACCAGATTGGATCAGGAATCAGGACTGCAGTAGTGAAATAGAATTAGAGCTACCTCCAAGTTGGTTTAATTCCAATGTCCTGGCTTTTGCTTTTGCTGTAGTCTATAATTTCCCTCTTCCTCTCAGTCCCAGGAGTAGTGGTTGGGTTAGTGCAGACTGCAACTTCTATTCCCATCACAGTTCTTGGCACTATGCTGTCTATCCTCAGACTACTCTAAGGGGAGGATTGGAGTCAGATCATTTGTGA